The genomic region GAGAACTGAACCCTCTCTTCTCGGGGGTCCCAGCAGCCCCCCAGGCAAACATGGTGCCCTCTTCTTGACCCACAGGCCCAGAGGAGCCCCGGGCCCCGCCTCCCCAGGGCGCGGAAACTAGCGAGTCCCCAAGGGTTCCCATTTATAGCTGCGTTTCCACTCAGCGCTGTCCCTCCAGGACCCGGGTTGAGCAAGTTTCTtccactccctcccctccctcctcctcacccccagcCATCCCCCAACCCCGGCAGGGTGCAGGTGTCCAACCCAGCCGGTACCCCCGCCTTCGACCCAGGTGTTCCAGCTCCCAGACCGTAAGGGGGCTGGAATGTCCACCCGCTGGCGGGGACGCAGCCCTGCGTGCCCCCATTCATCCGCGTCGCGGCCGCGGGAGTTTCTCAATGGGAAGAGGGCGGGTCTCCCAGGGGGCAGGCCGGGGCGGGGCGAGTGGCAACCGGCCCTCCAGGGTCTCTCGGAGACCTGGCGCGCCGAACTGGCAGGCGTTTCAGAGCAGCGGAGCCTGCGGCGGAGCAGACGAGCGAACCTCCAGGTCAGAGAGAGGGGAGCTTCTAGCCTGGGGAGAAGAGTCAGGAGCGGAGCGGACTACAGGCCAGAGTGGTGGGAAGTGTGCTCCGAAAAAGGAACTGGCAGGGAAGCCAGTGCAACAGCAAGTCCGCTGGATCTTGGGGGACACACTCAGGATGCTCGTGCCCGTACTCCTCgtcctctccttctgcctcagGGGGCGTGCAGGTACCGCGAGGGGCCGGCGCAGATAACACACAGGAGAGGGTCGTTTGCTAGCTGTCGCTTTGCTGGGATAGATGGGGCTGAGGGTCCAGACTCCTGGGTCTGACGAAAGAGAACTCTGGGAGCCTGGGCTTCTGGGTCTGAGGGCAGAGGGGATTGGGGACTGGATTCCATCCGGAGCTCCTGAATACCCTAAGCTCGGCTCTGTTCCCTCGCCCCACTCTCCTAGGCCTGGCACCCCACTTTCTGCAACAGCCAGAGGACCAGGTAGTCCTATTGGGAGACGAGGCCCGGCTCCCCTGTGCCCTGGGCGCCTACCGGGGACTGGTTCAGTGGACTAAGGACGGGCTGGCTCTAGGGGGCGAAAGGGACCTTCCAGGTGAGGATTTACTATCTCTTCAGGGAGGGGCTGGCTTCAGGGTGAGGATGCTGGGCTTGAGCTACAACTTAAGTTTCTAGCTTGACATTTTCAAATTTAGGAAATTAATGGGCTCAGGGAAACATGAATTTTCAGGATCTTCTTTGCAGCTGACCCATAGggtttggaaatttttattttgattgtaaAATAGTGCATCAGTGCCAAATAACACATAAAACACAAATGGAAGATGtgtcaaataattctaaaatagaTATCTGTGTAACAACTACCCAGCCCCGTTGCCAGCTCCCCAGAAGCCCTCCTTATTCCCTTCTCTTGTAGCTCACTCCCTCCCTACTACCTACAGGTAGTATCTACTCTGATTTTTATGGcaattattttcttgctttttctcccCCTGAATTTATAATCCCCCCAAGTTTGTAGTGATTCTGGACTGGGAAAGGATTAGTGTCTCTCTGGCCCAGCCCCCACTTTTGGTAGTGTCTTTCTGGTGTAAGATGCCTGGGGATGGAGGCTTGGGACCAGCAAATCAGAACAACGGTGTGACTGCCTCTGTCCCTGATTCCAGGCTGGTCCCGGTACTGGATATCAGGGAATGCAGCAAGTGGCCAGCACGACCTCCACATTAGGCCCGTGGAACTAGAGGATCAAGCATCATATGAATGTCAAGCAACACAAGCTGGCCTCCGCTCTCGACCAGCCCAGCTGCATGTGCTGGGTAAGGACTCAGCCCACTTGTCcctggggagcctgggggaggggggtccACCAGTATGAGCTGGGAATATCAGAGTCCGGGGAGAATGAAGGAGAGGGCAGTTAGAGCTGGGAAGATCAGAGTCTCTAGGACCAAGATCCAGCTCTGACCCCAGATCCACTCTACAGTGCCTCCAGAACCCCCCCAGGTGCTGGGCGGCCCCTCTGTGTCTCTGGTTGCTGGGGTTCCTGCGAATCTGACCTGTCGGAGCCGTGGTgatgcccaccccacccctgagCTGCTGTGGTTTCGAGATGGGGTCCGGCTGGACGGGGCCATCTTCCGTCAGGTCAGGTCCAAGTCTCTGTGCCAGCCCTTCCCTGCTCATTCAGGGAAATTCGGGGGTCCATTCAGACCACAGGCTCATgcagaggagaagggcatgagaaGGAAGAGATTCAAGGCTTGGGATCCTTGGTATGTACTTAAACATAGGAACTCTAAGGCTAGActatgagtgcatgctaagtcgcttcagtcgtttccgactctttgtgaccccatggtctgccaggctcctctgtctatgggattctccaggcaagaatactggagtgggttgccatgccctcttccagaggattgttctgacccagaaatcaaatctgcatctcttatgtctcttgcattggcaggcaaattctttaccactagtgccacctgggaagcccccatagggTTAGactacctgggttcaaatcctggctcagtCACTTGTTAGTTGATTGATCTTAACCTCTCTGCCCCTCAGTTTACTTATCTGTACAGTGGAGTTAACAGTAGTATGCACGTCTAGGATTACTGGAAGATTAAATAAAGGAGTATTTATACATTCCTGGAAGAGTGACTGACATTAAGTACTACCTAAAGGTAGATGaaatcatcattattattcacAACCTACAGACCCCATTGAAGGAAGGAACCATCGGGTCAGTGGAGAGCATCTTATCTTTGACCCCTTCCAGCCATGATGATGGAGCCACCTTGGTTTGCCGGGCCCGGAGCCAGGCCCTGCCTGCAGGGAAGGACACAGCTGTCACACTGAGCCTGCAGTGTGAGTGCAATCAGACACTGGGCTTTGAGCCTGAGGTCCTTGGAGAAAGAAGAGCCTGGGATCTGGATTTCAGGGCATGAGAAAGGAGGGGGCTGTGTACCTCGATTCCCTGGGGGAATTGGGAACTGGGAGCCTAGACTGCTAGCTGAAAGGGAAGAGGGGACTGGGGATCAGACTCCTGGGGTGGAGGAGCTGAGAACTGGACTCCTAGGTCATCAGTGGAGGTGTTCCATGTCCTTGGCCACCACTGACCATTGACTCACCTCTACAGACCCCCCAGTGGTGACTCTGTCTGCAGAACCACAGACAGtgcaggagggagagaaggtCACTTTCCTATGCCAGGCCACAGCCCAGCCTCCTGTCACCGGCTATAGGTGAGGACCCAGCCTGGAGGACCAGCTTGGGGAGGACTGGGGCTAGGACCTGAGTAGGTGTGCCTGAAAAGCAAGAACAACACTAACACCCCACCACCTTCGCAGATGGGCAAAGGGGGGCTCCCCGGTGCTCGGGGCCCGCGGGCCAGTGTTGGAGGTAGTGGCCGACGCTTCATTCCTGACTGCGCCCGTGTCCTGCGAGGTCAGCAACGCAGTGGGTAGCGCCAACCGCAGCACAGCGCTGGACGTGCAGTGTgagccggggcggggccgggggcgtgGCCAAAGTGGGGCGAGCAGAATGGGTCAGGGGCTACCGTGAGGCGTGGCTACCGCGGGCTGCCGGGGATGGTGGGCCGGATGTAGGATTTAGGCGggatttggctgtgctggatcagTGCCAAAGTGGAGCAGGGGCGGGGCGAGAGTGGGGCAGAGGCTTGTGGGCCAGACGTGTGCGCCGATTTGAGAACTGGGGTCTTCAACCCAATGGGCCCTTGTGGGTGTCGTTTCTGAGTGTCTGCTCCGGAGTCAGAAGTTGCTTCCCTCCCTGGTCATGTGGCCCCTCTTCGGTCTCCTCCAGTCGGGCCGATTCTGCAGGCAAAGCCGAAACCCTTGTCGGTGGACGTAGGAGAAGACGCCTCCTTCAGCTGTGTCTGGCGCGGGAATCCGCTCCCACGGGTAACCTGGACCCGCCGCGGGGACGCACAGGTGAAGCCAGATCTGGGGCTTGTGGCCGCGGCTGGCAGTAGCGGGGGCTTCCTCCCAAGGCCTCGCCCTTGACGCCCCTTCCGTTTCCCAGGTGCTGGCCTCCGGGCCCACGCTGCGTCTTCCCGCGGTGGGGCCTGAGGATGCAGGCGACTACGTGTGCAGGGCCGAGCCGGGGCTCTCGGGCCGGGGCGGTGGCGCTGCGGAAGCTAGGCTGACTGTGAACGGTGAGAAAGAGGTGCTTCCTAGTGGGCCCGGCGGGTTCTGGGATAAGACGTGGGCAGAGGGGATGAGGTCTAACGGGAGTGGGGGTGGCCATGAGAAGAAGGGGGTGGTGCCTGGGGATTGCTGCTGGACCTACAAAAGGCTAGCCTCAGTAGGGTTCACGTTTGTTGAGAGGAGTGGGATGGTAGGTTGAGATTAGTGGGGAGAGCCCGGCCTGACCCAGCCAGCGTGAGAATGGGCTTCAGGGAGGGCGGGGCCTCTCCTCTGACTGGCTCACAATCTCCAAACCAGCTCCCCCAGTAGTGACCGCTCTGCACTCTACGCCTGCCTTCCTGAGGGGCCCCGCCAGCCTCCAGTGTCTGGTCTTCGCTTCCCCTGCCCCAGAAGCCGTGGTAAGGAAAGTCCCCGTTCTCATGACCCATCCGGCCACCCTGACCTCCTAGACAGACTCCCCAAACCGCTGTGGTTACCTCTGACTTTTCccaggccctgcccacaccttctTGCCCTCCTGAGTCTCCTCAGTGACCTTCCTCTTTTGTGCCCCCAGGTCTGGTCTTGGGATGAGGGCTTCCTGACGGCGGGGTCACGGGGTCGGTTCCTGGTGGAGACCTTCCCAGCCCCAGAGGGCCTCGGGGGACAGGGTCCAGGCCTGATCTCTGTGCTACACATTTCGGGGACCCAGGAGTCCGACTTTCACCGGGGCTTCAACTGCAGTGCCCGAAACCGATTGGGTGAGGGAGGCACCCAGGTCAGCCTGGGCCGTAGAGGTGAGATTCTGGGCCTGAAGACCCCAAATCTGAGGTTTTCAAACCCTCAAAATGCCACAATTTCCAAACAGAAGACCCTCAAAGGCAGAGCCCTCGAACCCTGGGAGCCTCAAAACTAGGAGTCCCTTGAATCCTGagaccacccccgcccccaacaaTAATTTCTGTCAAACACAGAATCCTAAACTGAAAGACCTCTCACACTTAGGGACTCCAAAGAAGGCTACCTCCAAATATAGAGAATTGCAAAGTAAAATATGTTCAAACTTTATGACTTCTTAAAGTCAGGGAATCTAAACTTATGAAACCTCAGGTTCATGTGCTCTTAAACTCAGAGACCCCAGGCTAGGGGACTACAAAACTTGGGAATCCCCGGACTTGATGACCTTTGACCAGAGGTTCCCTTACTCAAGCCCTGTTCCCCAGTTCCTGCTCAGTCATCTGCCCAGCCTCCTCAGAAaccccctccccttcttcccaCAGACTTGCTGCCCACTGTGCGGATTGTGGCCGGAGTGGCCGCCGTGGCCATGACTCTCCTTATGGTCATCACTGGGGTGGCCCTCTGTTGCTGGCGCCACGGCAGGGGTCAGTGTCTGAACCCCACCCCAGACCCCCACACAGGTCCTGTACACTGGCTGCTCTGGCCTTGAGGCTTGCCCCAGTCCTGCCTCTCCAGACCTCCTTTGGGCTTGGCTCCCATTCAAAGCCTGGTTCCCAGCTCAAGCTCTTAACTCCATCTCCTCAGGGTCACGCCCCTTGCCCTCGTAGGCCAGTGGTCTCTTTgattcccagccttccagcctgaTTCGCCCcagccctctctcctcctgctctctggtCTCCACAAACCATGACCCAGCCCCATCACTTACCTTTGCCCCCACCTCCAATGTTCCTGGCCTCAGCCTCTTTCTCCAAGCAAAAGAACCTGGTGCGAATCCCAGGGAGCAGCGATGGCTCCAGTTCCAGGGGCCCCGAGGAGGAGGCAGGCAGCAGCAAAGACCAGGTAGGATGTGAGGGTTCCCAGACCTGATGGTACATCAAAACCAAATAGTAACCAGTTGTGATCCCCATCCCAATCAGGTCCCCCAAACTCAAATAGAGCTCTAGTCCCAACAGTGACCCCCAGATCCAAATGTCTCCCAAATCCAAGTATGTCCCATCCCAATTATTCCCTAGCCCTGTCCCCCTACTCCTTGTTGTTCTGTGTTCAGACCCCAGCTCCCAGGAGCCCTTCGTCCTTCCTTCCTGGCCTCAGATGTTCAACTGAGGGTCTCTGGGGTCTGGCATCCCCTGCAGTGTAGTCTACACTCCCTCTCACTAAGTACTCTACCCCAGGGCCCCATCGTGCACACGGACCACAGCGACCTGGTTCTGGATGAGGAGGGGGCTCTGGAGACCAAGGTGA from Muntiacus reevesi chromosome 2, mMunRee1.1, whole genome shotgun sequence harbors:
- the KIRREL2 gene encoding kin of IRRE-like protein 2, which produces MLVPVLLVLSFCLRGRAGLAPHFLQQPEDQVVLLGDEARLPCALGAYRGLVQWTKDGLALGGERDLPGWSRYWISGNAASGQHDLHIRPVELEDQASYECQATQAGLRSRPAQLHVLVPPEPPQVLGGPSVSLVAGVPANLTCRSRGDAHPTPELLWFRDGVRLDGAIFRQTPLKEGTIGSVESILSLTPSSHDDGATLVCRARSQALPAGKDTAVTLSLQYPPVVTLSAEPQTVQEGEKVTFLCQATAQPPVTGYRWAKGGSPVLGARGPVLEVVADASFLTAPVSCEVSNAVGSANRSTALDVQFGPILQAKPKPLSVDVGEDASFSCVWRGNPLPRVTWTRRGDAQVLASGPTLRLPAVGPEDAGDYVCRAEPGLSGRGGGAAEARLTVNAPPVVTALHSTPAFLRGPASLQCLVFASPAPEAVVWSWDEGFLTAGSRGRFLVETFPAPEGLGGQGPGLISVLHISGTQESDFHRGFNCSARNRLGEGGTQVSLGRRDLLPTVRIVAGVAAVAMTLLMVITGVALCCWRHGRASFSKQKNLVRIPGSSDGSSSRGPEEEAGSSKDQGPIVHTDHSDLVLDEEGALETKDPTNGYYKVRGVSVSLSLGEAPGGGLFLPPSSPLGPPGTPTFYDFNPHLGMVPPCRLYRARAGYLTTPHPRAFTSYIKPTSFGPPDLAPSTPPFPYAAFPTPSHPRLQTHV